From one Streptomyces sp. CA-210063 genomic stretch:
- a CDS encoding tetratricopeptide repeat protein, with protein sequence MELSRIVAVLLPGAEQRYGGNGTGYLLGRRLIVTARHVLKGRDTCHVQVPGGRAVPCTVVWRGATHVDVALLLAEADVREQVAPVRWGRLVTARHQPCDVAGYPEAGRRADGGLDLQQPRATLAPGTGALSHRYTVELASAPPADPARRTPSPWSGQSGAALFSGALLTGVVVTDVSGWGLPRWEAVPVYALLADPEFTDLVTRHTAAAPVWEPADLQGLVTPAEGWRVRSPATLLDQRAEVVRFHGREHLLGELIDDWCDGDGVRLAVLTGPGGAGKSRLARELCTRLRDRHGWVCGWLDERGPAEDLGVLAEVDRPLILVADYAELRIAQLTALLTVLDRRPDGRPPVRLLLTARGRGDTTGGWWDQLRTRTRETRNLTYDAPHHELPPLTELPDRDAHYRDALTDLARRLPEALPRALRDVTGDWTGRVALVAPRDVSAPEYGSALTLHMTALTDLLATHPATRLDDTGLRVEEQLLLHERAYWEDSAAGRPRLAAAGPVSLADAVGTAVLTAGAEPALAAPLLRSSPGFRTADAPTVDQGTAWLAEMYPAPGDSCWGALQPDRLGEYHVGDRTRADTDLVTLPLLTLAGAGAGAGAGTALSRSPADEPTPAGAPDSRPAPPGPERRTASVAARTGQPTSTGSPESPPARTGQPTSADPPPLPSAAPTLLATPTLLAAPTLLAALVTLSRVAELPRHWGPVARALDEALARDSALAGTVMEATTLTESPEPLLDALHRLTDAPDTDPELLLELLGRLGAGRSRVLAGWATRTAATAARGLPPTPRATALVHEAGWRHAAGDHWTAVRRCDEALRLYDSGEAEATPAARFTALLTMARSHRWTAEFDKARAALDRAADLVGTLAPADRAPAEAEILGERARVLVGAGDDDAARPLQEQRVTLLNTLADGDDGGGSSDPVVLERLADAEAELGRTLNRQGEFRAAAQMLSEPTAQTLRQMADERPDALGHDAVGSLVGRANRLRQLDRFEEALAVLRDALAVVDRPESLATPVAAEGLAVVLNNIGGTLVSMGRPEEALEPIRRGLAIRRRLVADAGVPNELFWNSLLQHGSVLTELRRLDEARQASEECLEVGSELVRRKISRPRVEAQAQIMLAENLIDLARRNPDQQGDLRRVKRLVDRAVRNYGRDIKNLPGDHLGEYTALLSVAVDLYFALGRPRAARSTIRRAMFVRRLLIRRDPEQHGDLVAARLEDRAQESLRAGQMDNAESLLGQAVAIRQVLLDVCGLPTDRSALAGALSQYGGVLSQMGRQREALPELYKALELTREVEPHIEPDQYALAVATCHYNLADTLPWTGAFDEALREVAASEKSLAPLADLNPDLYAHEMADCAQLRDSIVRAAEHGLPERRQP encoded by the coding sequence ATGGAACTGAGTCGTATCGTCGCGGTCCTGCTCCCGGGTGCGGAGCAGCGGTACGGCGGCAACGGAACCGGCTATCTCCTTGGCCGCAGGCTGATAGTGACGGCCCGTCATGTGCTGAAGGGGCGGGACACCTGCCACGTACAGGTGCCCGGCGGTCGCGCCGTACCCTGCACCGTCGTCTGGCGTGGCGCCACTCACGTCGACGTGGCCCTGCTCCTCGCCGAGGCAGACGTCCGCGAGCAGGTCGCCCCGGTCCGCTGGGGGCGGCTCGTCACCGCCCGGCACCAGCCCTGCGACGTCGCCGGCTACCCCGAGGCCGGGCGCCGGGCCGACGGCGGCCTCGATCTCCAGCAGCCGCGCGCCACCCTCGCCCCCGGCACCGGCGCCCTGTCCCACCGCTACACCGTGGAACTCGCCAGCGCGCCGCCCGCCGACCCCGCCCGCCGCACACCCTCCCCGTGGAGCGGCCAGTCCGGCGCGGCCCTCTTCAGCGGCGCGCTGCTGACCGGCGTCGTCGTGACCGACGTCAGCGGCTGGGGGCTGCCGCGCTGGGAGGCCGTACCGGTGTACGCGCTGCTGGCCGACCCGGAGTTCACGGACCTGGTCACCCGGCACACCGCCGCCGCGCCCGTGTGGGAGCCGGCCGACCTTCAGGGCCTCGTCACACCCGCCGAGGGCTGGCGGGTCCGGTCCCCGGCGACGCTGCTGGACCAGCGCGCCGAGGTGGTCCGCTTCCACGGCCGCGAGCACCTGCTGGGGGAGCTGATCGACGACTGGTGCGACGGCGACGGCGTACGGCTCGCCGTCCTCACCGGGCCCGGCGGTGCCGGCAAGTCCCGGCTCGCCCGCGAACTGTGCACCCGGCTGCGCGACCGGCACGGCTGGGTCTGCGGCTGGCTGGACGAGCGCGGCCCGGCCGAGGACCTCGGTGTGCTCGCCGAGGTGGACCGCCCGCTGATCCTGGTCGCCGACTACGCCGAGCTGCGGATCGCCCAGCTGACCGCCCTGCTCACCGTGCTGGACCGACGGCCCGACGGCCGCCCTCCGGTACGGCTGCTGCTCACCGCGCGGGGCAGGGGCGACACCACGGGCGGCTGGTGGGACCAGCTCAGGACCCGCACGCGCGAGACGAGAAACCTGACCTACGACGCCCCGCACCACGAACTGCCTCCGCTGACGGAGTTACCGGACCGCGACGCGCACTACCGCGACGCCCTCACCGACCTCGCCCGGCGCCTCCCCGAGGCACTGCCCCGGGCGCTCAGGGATGTCACCGGTGACTGGACGGGACGCGTCGCCCTCGTCGCCCCGCGCGATGTGAGCGCCCCCGAGTACGGCTCCGCCCTCACCCTGCACATGACCGCGCTCACCGACCTCCTCGCCACCCACCCCGCGACCCGCCTGGACGACACCGGTCTGCGGGTCGAGGAGCAACTCCTCCTGCACGAGCGCGCGTACTGGGAGGACAGCGCCGCCGGCCGTCCCCGACTGGCGGCGGCGGGCCCCGTGTCCCTGGCCGACGCGGTCGGCACGGCGGTCCTCACCGCGGGCGCCGAACCCGCCCTGGCCGCCCCGCTGTTGCGCTCCTCACCCGGCTTCCGCACGGCGGACGCCCCGACCGTGGACCAGGGCACAGCCTGGCTCGCCGAGATGTACCCCGCCCCGGGCGACAGCTGCTGGGGCGCCCTCCAGCCGGACCGCCTCGGGGAGTACCACGTGGGGGACCGGACACGGGCGGACACGGACCTGGTGACGCTGCCGTTGCTGACGTTGGCGGGGGCGGGGGCAGGGGCAGGGGCAGGGACGGCGCTGTCGCGGTCCCCAGCCGACGAGCCGACGCCCGCCGGGGCCCCCGACTCGCGACCCGCCCCGCCGGGCCCTGAGCGCCGCACCGCGTCAGTGGCCGCCCGCACCGGACAGCCGACGTCCACGGGGAGTCCCGAGTCGCCGCCCGCCCGCACCGGACAGCCGACGTCGGCCGACCCCCCGCCGCTCCCCTCCGCCGCCCCCACTCTCCTCGCCACCCCCACGCTCCTCGCCGCCCCCACCCTCCTCGCCGCCCTCGTCACTCTCTCCCGCGTGGCCGAACTCCCCCGCCACTGGGGCCCCGTCGCCCGCGCCCTGGACGAGGCCCTCGCCCGGGACTCGGCCCTCGCCGGCACGGTCATGGAGGCCACCACCCTCACCGAGTCCCCCGAGCCCCTCCTCGACGCCCTGCACCGGCTCACCGACGCTCCCGACACCGACCCCGAGCTGCTGCTGGAGCTGCTCGGCCGGCTGGGCGCGGGGCGCAGCCGGGTGCTCGCCGGGTGGGCCACGCGTACCGCCGCCACGGCCGCGCGGGGGCTTCCCCCGACCCCGCGGGCTACGGCGCTCGTGCACGAGGCGGGGTGGCGGCACGCCGCCGGGGACCACTGGACGGCCGTACGCCGATGCGACGAGGCGCTGCGGCTGTACGACTCCGGCGAGGCTGAAGCCACCCCCGCCGCACGGTTCACCGCGCTGCTGACCATGGCCCGCTCGCACCGCTGGACCGCCGAGTTCGACAAGGCCCGGGCCGCGCTGGACAGGGCCGCCGACCTGGTCGGCACACTTGCCCCGGCCGACCGGGCCCCCGCCGAGGCCGAGATCCTCGGCGAGCGTGCCCGTGTCCTCGTCGGCGCCGGTGACGACGATGCCGCGCGCCCCCTCCAGGAGCAACGCGTCACCCTCCTCAACACCCTTGCCGACGGCGACGACGGTGGCGGCAGCAGCGATCCCGTCGTACTCGAACGTCTCGCGGACGCCGAGGCCGAGCTCGGGCGCACCCTCAATCGCCAGGGCGAGTTCCGTGCCGCCGCCCAGATGCTGTCCGAGCCCACCGCGCAGACCCTGCGGCAGATGGCCGACGAGCGGCCCGACGCCCTCGGCCACGACGCCGTGGGCAGCCTCGTCGGCCGTGCCAACCGGCTGCGGCAGCTGGACCGGTTCGAGGAGGCACTCGCCGTGCTGCGCGACGCGCTCGCCGTCGTCGACCGGCCGGAGAGCCTGGCCACCCCGGTGGCCGCGGAAGGCCTGGCCGTCGTCCTCAACAACATCGGTGGCACGCTCGTCTCCATGGGCAGACCCGAAGAGGCGCTGGAGCCGATCCGCCGCGGGCTGGCCATCCGACGACGCCTCGTCGCGGACGCCGGCGTGCCGAACGAGCTGTTCTGGAACTCCCTCCTCCAGCACGGGTCCGTCCTGACGGAACTGCGCCGCCTCGACGAGGCGCGGCAGGCCTCCGAGGAGTGCCTGGAGGTCGGCTCCGAACTCGTCCGCCGCAAGATCTCCCGCCCCAGGGTGGAGGCCCAGGCCCAGATCATGCTCGCCGAGAACCTGATCGACCTCGCCCGGAGGAACCCCGACCAGCAGGGTGACCTGCGCAGGGTGAAGCGACTCGTCGACCGGGCCGTCCGCAACTACGGCCGCGACATCAAGAACCTCCCGGGCGACCACCTGGGCGAGTACACCGCCCTGCTGTCCGTCGCCGTCGACCTCTACTTCGCCCTCGGTCGGCCCCGGGCGGCGCGCTCCACGATCCGCCGGGCGATGTTCGTCCGCCGCCTCCTGATCCGCCGTGATCCCGAGCAGCACGGCGACCTCGTGGCGGCTCGGCTCGAAGACCGGGCCCAGGAAAGTCTGCGGGCCGGGCAGATGGACAACGCGGAGAGCCTGTTGGGCCAGGCGGTCGCCATCCGGCAGGTACTCCTCGACGTGTGCGGCCTGCCCACCGACCGGTCCGCCCTGGCCGGCGCCCTCAGCCAGTACGGCGGCGTGCTCTCCCAGATGGGCCGTCAGCGCGAGGCCCTGCCCGAGCTGTACAAGGCGCTGGAGCTGACCCGCGAGGTGGAGCCGCACATCGAGCCCGACCAGTACGCGCTGGCCGTCGCGACCTGCCACTACAACCTCGCGGACACCCTCCCCTGGACCGGCGCCTTCGACGAGGCGCTGCGCGAGGTGGCGGCCTCCGAGAAGAGCCTCGCCCCGCTCGCCGACCTGAACCCCGATCTGTACGCGCACGAGATGGCCGACTGCGCCCAGCTGCGCGACTCGATCGTCAGGGCGGCGGAGCACGGTCTTCCCGAACGACGTCAGCCCTGA
- a CDS encoding trypco2 family protein, whose protein sequence is MNDITVGEAIDHLRAELTAARDRARDSGVRFQLGDISLEFTVELRREQSGKGSVKAWVVSGEAGVVKSETATHKLAFTLRAVDQDGEGIHIGNSDAPTGGLAGGGGLTR, encoded by the coding sequence ATGAACGACATCACCGTCGGCGAAGCCATCGACCACCTTCGAGCCGAACTGACCGCCGCCCGCGATCGCGCCAGGGACTCCGGTGTGCGCTTCCAACTCGGCGACATCTCCCTGGAGTTCACGGTCGAGCTGCGCCGCGAGCAGAGCGGGAAGGGGTCCGTCAAGGCGTGGGTCGTGTCCGGGGAGGCGGGGGTCGTGAAATCCGAGACCGCCACCCACAAGCTGGCGTTCACGCTGCGCGCGGTGGACCAGGACGGCGAGGGCATCCACATCGGCAACAGCGACGCTCCGACGGGCGGTTTGGCCGGTGGGGGCGGGCTGACCCGGTAA